The window CTCTTCAAAAGTTTGTGGCTAAGAATACCCATCTCAACAAGTACCTTACCTGCACGTGTCTTCAATGCAATCGCCTTATCAAAGACGTTGTTATCAGACTTTTCACTAACGAGCAAGCCCTGTGCAATACCGATACGACGAAGAATATTCTCTACGTATGCCTTCAATTCATAGAAAGTACTTTCCTCATCTGGATGTGCCCATGAGCCTTGTACACGCTTACCTGTCACCCACAATGCCATGTGATAATCCTGACTATAAGCCTTTACTGGACTTTCCTCTGACCATTTCTCTTTATTAAACTTATAGACATTACCTACCTCAAAGAAGCGAAGGTTCTGTGCCTTACGGTTTACATTACGTACAATGCTCTCCAAACCACCAAAGAGAAGGGTCTGTCGCATTACACCTAAGTCAGCAGAAAGTGGATTCATCACCTTCACGGTCTCCTCCCAAGGATAAGCATTATAGCCAGTTTCCTCATAGTAAGAGCTCTTTGTGAGGGAGTTGTTCATAATCTCTGAGAAGCCAGCACCTACCAACTGCTCACCGATAATGTTCTCACGATGATAGTTCTTGTCTGCTTCTTCTGCAATTGTCAATGAAGACTTCAACTCTGTAGGAATCTCTACATTATTATATCCATAGATACGAAGGATGTCTTCTACAACATCACAAGGACGCTGTACATCGACACGATAAGGAGGAACGAGGAGATCGAGTCCCTCTGTATCTTCCTTCTCCACCTTCATTTCAAGGCTCTCAACAATACGCTTAATCGTCTCATTACCGAGCTTCTTGCCGATAAGACGATCGCAATACTCGTAGTTCAAACGAACTGGGAAACCCTCCATCTTAGTTGGATACTCGTCACGAATCTCCATGCTTACCTTACCACCAGCAAGTTCCTTACAAAGGATTGCAGCCTGCTTCAGTGCATAGATGGTTCCATTTGGATCAATACCACGCTCGAAACGGAAGCTGGCATCGGTTGAAAGACCATGACGACGAGCACTCTTACGAATCCATGTTGGATGGAAGTAAGCACTCTCCAAGACTACATTTCTTGTTGTTTCGTAAGTTCCACTACCCTTTCCACCGAAGACACCTGCTATACACATAGGGTCTTCCTCATTGCAGATTGCAAGATCGTACTCACCAAGTATATGCTCTTCACCGTCCAAAGTAACGAACTTCTTACCCTCGTTCTTATCCTTAACGATGATGTGGTGACCCTTAACCATGTCTGCATCAAAACAGTGCATAGGCTGCCCGTAAGCCATCATGATATAGTTAGTGATGTCTACAATATTATTGATTGGGCGCAAACCAATGATATTCAGCTTATCCTTCAACCACTGAGGACTCTCCTTTACCTCACAATCGGTAATGCTCAAACAAGCATAACGACGGCAAGCATCTGTATTTTCGATAGTCACATCAATAGGAAGGTCATGATTATCAACCGTGAAAGCATCACAAGATGGGCGATGCAATGAAGTTTCATAACCATTCTGTGTCAACCATGCATAGAGATCGCGTGCTACACCATAATGGCTTAACGCATCTGCACGGTTAGCAGTGATATCTATTTCTATCAACCAGTCACTATCTAACTTGTAATACTCTGATGCAGGCTGACCTACTGGTGCATCCTCAGGCAACACAATGATACCATCGTGACCTGTACCAACACCAATCTCATCCTCGGCACAAATCATACCAAGACTCTCCACACCACGCAGCTTACTTCTCTTAATCGTAAACTCATTGTCGCCATCATAGAGTACACAACCTAAGTCAGCAACGATAACTTTCTGTCCAGCTGCAACATTTGGTGCGCCACATACAATCTGCTGTGGTTCTCCCTTGCCAAGGTCAACGGTTGTTACGTGAAGGTGGTCAGAATTTGGGTGCGCCTCACAAGTGAGTACCTTGCCGACGTACAGACCCTTCAGTCCACCTCGTATCGTTTCAACTTCGTCCAATGCGCCAACCTCCAAGCCTATAGAAGTGAGTGCAACAGCAATCTCTTCTGGAGTCAGACTGAAGTCAACGTATTCCTTTAGCCATTTGTATGAAATCTTCATTATGTAGTTATATTGTTTGTTCTAAAAATACATGCAAATTTACGAAAAAACTCAGACATAGCAAAAGGATAAAAGAAAAAAGCCATTGCATACGAAGAAAGTCGTTATTTCTACAATCATAATGAGGAAAAAGCAGAGTACTTTTTAATAGCATAAAACAATGTTTTAATTCCTTTACCCTATTGGTTTTATCAATAAAAACATGAGAGGTGTGCCGTCTAAAATCTTTATTTAAACTTAAAGGAACAAAACTGTAATACTTGCAAATATCAAGATAATACCTTACCTTTGTCGACACAGAATAATTAAGCTTTAAAAACAAAGAAAACAATATGAGACTTACAGGACGTAGAGAAAGTAATAATGTAGAAGACCGTCGTGGCATGGGTACTGGCGCAAAAGCAGGTATTGGTGGCATTGGAGGTATCATTATCATTGCTCTTATTACCTTTATGAGCGGTGGAAATTTAGGGGATGTGGTAAACAATGTCGTACAAACACAGATGCAGGGGCAGACAGAAGTACAGACAGGTGCCCAACAACGCCAATTTACAGAGGAAGAAGAGAAACTTGCAGACTTTTCAAAACAGATCCTTGCAGGTACGGAAGACGTGTGGACAGAACAGTTTCAGTTGCATGGCATGAGATACCAATACCCTACTCTTGTTCTCTTCACAGGTGCTGTACAAACGGCTTGCGGTAATGGGTCTGCTGCAATGGGTCCATTCTATTGCTCTGCTGACCAGCGTCTTTACCTTGACTTGAGTTTCTTCACCGGTATGCGTAAGGACTTAGGAATACAAGCAAAGGGCGACCTTGACTTTGCGTATGCCTACGTGATTGCGCATGAAGTGGGTCATCATGTGGAATATCTCCGTGGTATTCTTGGTAAATGTCATGCAAAGATGGCACGTGTAAGTAAGGAAGAGGCAAACAAACTAAGCGTAAAATTAGAACTTCTTGCCGATTATTATGCTGGTTGTTGGGCACATTATGACAATGAAAAATATCAAAGTCTTACTGATGGTGATATCGAAGAGGCAATTGATTGTGCTGAGAAAATCGGAGATAACTATCTCCAAAAGAAAGCACGTGGCTATGCACAGCCAGAGACCTTCACCCATGGAACTTCCGAACAGCGTATGTACTGGTTGAAGAAAGGTATCGAAACTGGTGATTGGAACACAACAACCTTTGCACCAGGAGATTTAGACTAAAGAAATCAATACACCTTGTCGTTATCTAAAAGGATATTTATAACATGGCAAGTTACTCTTGCCAGCTACCCCTATAAAATACTTTTAGAAACAAAGTGACCATAGACTACAATTTATCTTCATGATAAAAAAGAATTATTTTCACGAAAAGAAATATTTATTTACGTGAACAAAAATATTTCTTTTCGTGAAAATAATTCGATTAGAATAGTTTATAGAAGTATAAAAGATACTACAAGGAACTCTAATACTTTCTCTATCAAACTATAAACAAATCCTACTCTGCTTCTTACTATCAGAAGCAAATGACCTTACAATCGCTGGAGATAAGCCGAAGCCATTTCTGCACAACGCTCTCCATCAATACCTGCACTGACAATTCCACCTGCATAACCAGCACCCTCTGCACAAGGGAAAAGCCCTTCAAGACGAACGTGCATGAGGCGTTCTTTGTCACGAAGAATACGCACAGGAGAACTGGTACGAGTCTCGGAAGCTATCATAACCGCTTCATTCGTAAGGAAACCATGTGCTTGTCTGCCAAAGGTTTTGAAGGCTTCTTGGAGTCGTTTTGTGACAAAAGATGGCATCCAAAAATGCAACGGACTGGAAATAAGTCCCGGTGCATAACTTGACTTAGGAAGATCATACGACAGACGATTATTAACGAAGTCTGCCATACGCTGCGCAGGAGCCGTTTGCTTTCGATTTCCCTGCTGCCATGTATCTCGTTCTAATTGTTCCTGATAACGTAAGATACGCAATACATCATCGCCTTCAACATCCTCTGGATTCAATTGAACAACCATACCCGAGTTCGACCATTGCGTTCCACGATTAGCAGGACTCATACCATTGGTAACTGTTTGTTCAGGACCAGTAGCCGAAGGAATCACAAAACCACCAGGACACATACAGAAAGAATAAACGCCACGACCCTGTGCTTGTGTCACAAAAGAGTACTCTGCCGTAGGAAGATACTTTCCCTTGCCGTTTTTATTATGATACTGTATTTGGTCTATCAAGTGAGAAGGGTGCTCCAATCGTACACCAACAGCAATTCCTTTTGCTTCCATCTCAATCCCTGCATCTGCAAGATAACGATAGACGTCACGCGCTGAATGACCCGTTGCAAGGACAACTGGACCATGAAACTCACGCTTCACACTAATGACTCCACCATTATCGACAGCCTCAACACCAACAACTTTATCGCCATCGAGAATCAAAGAGGTCATCTTTGTTTGGAAATGAACCTCACCGCCACACTCAAGTATTGTGTTACGCATATTCTCTATCACGCGTGGAAGTTTGTCTGTACCAATATGTGGATGAGCATCTGCGAGGATAGATGGTGATGCACCATGCTGACAAAAGACATTTAGAATCTTATCAACAGGTCCACGTTTCTTACTTCTTGTGTAAAGTTTTCCATCAGAATAAGCTCCAGCACCACCTTCACCAAAGCAGTAATTTGACTCAGGATCAACCTCTTGCGTCTTCGATATTAAAGCCATATCAAGTTTACGATCACGTACATTCTTACCACGTTCAAGAACGATTGGGCGCAAGCCTAACTCTATCAATTTCAAAGAAGAAAACAAACCAGCAGGTCCTGCACCCACAACAATGACCGAAGGACGACTGCTTACGTCTTGGTATTCAGTCTTAACATAAGGGTCGTCTTGTGGAAACTCGTTAATATAAACACGAATCTTTAAATTAACATATATGTCGCGATGGCGTGCATCAATAGAACGCTTCAATACCCGAACACGATAAATTGTACGCTCGTCCAGCCCCTTTTCTTTAGCAAGGTATGCCTTCATGTTGTTTTCGTTATAGGCAACCTGAGGCAGAACACGTAACTGATATTCCTCTGTCATATATAGTCTTACTTCTTCTTTTTGCCACAAATTTACTCAAATATATCGAGAAAATCGTTGGCTATTGCAATAATTCTTATTATTTTTGTGGCTAAGTTTGACACTTCCCCCATTGTAAAGGGGATGTCAAATAATAACAAATTAAATATCAGGAATGAAAGTATTAAAGTTTGGCGGAACATCCGTAGGTTCTGTATCGAGTATTTTAAGTCTGCAAAAGATTGTAGAAAAGGAGGCTAAACATCAACCAATTATTGTGGTTGTAAGTGCCTTAGGTGGTATAACTGATCAGCTCATAGCTACTTCTAAGCTTGCTTTAAAAGGCGACGAAAGTTGGAGAACAGAGTTTGATTCAATCGTTGCACGACATCATAAGATGATTGATGCAATCATTACCGACCCACATGATCGTGAAGTGTTATTCAACAAAGTAGATAGCCTTTTTGAACAACTCCAGTCTATTTATTACGGTGTATTCTTAATTCACGACCTCAGTCATAAAACAGAGGACACTATTGTTAGCTATGGTGAACGCCTTAGTTCAAAGATAGTTGCTACACTTATCCGTGGAGCCAAGTGGTTTGATGCACGTGAATTTATTAAGACTGAAGAGAAATTAGGTAAAAGAAGTCTCGATTCTGAACTAACCAACAAACTTGTATTAGATACTTTCTCTGACCTTCCACGTATATCCCTTGTACCTGGTTTTATAGCACAAGATCGTGACTCAGGCGACATTACCAACCTTGGACGTGGTGGTAGTGATTATACAGCATCTATTCTTGCCGCTTCTCTCAATGCTGAAGTATTAGAGATTTGGACGGATGTTGACGGCTTTATGACCGCTGACCCTCGTGTTATCAAGGGTGCATACACTATTAATGAACTTTCTTATACGGAGGCAATGGAGCTTTGTAACTTTGGTGCAAAGGTTGTCTATCCTCCAACGATATACCCTGTCTGCGTAAAGAACATACCGATTAAAGTTAAAAACACCTTCAACCCAGACGGAGAAGGTACGATTATTAAGGCGCACATCGAAAACAACCAGAAGCCTATTAAGGGTATTTCATCTATCAAAGGCACAACGGTTATTACCGTGACTGGTCTTTCAATGGTGGGTGTTGTAGGTGTCAACCGTCGCATCTTTAGCTCTCTTGCCAACAATGGTATCAGTGTCTTCCTCGTGTCACAGGCTGCTTCAGAGAACAATACATCTATCGGTGTGAAGGATGAAGACGCTGAAAACGCAGTGAAGGTGCTTAATGAAGAGTTCCGACTTGAGATAGAAGATGGTCGTATGTTCCCAATGCACGCTGAAAGTGGACTTGCTACTGTGGCTATCGTTGGTGAAAACATGAAACGAACACCAGGTATTAGCGGAAAACTCTTTGAGACACTTGGTCGCTCAGGTATCAGTATTACTGCTATTGCCCAAGGTGCATCAGAGATGAATATCTCATTCGTTGTAAAGGGTTCGGATTTAAGAAAGTCACTGAACGTACTTCATGACTCTTTCTTCTTATCAGAATATAAGGTATTAAACCTCTTTATTTGCGGTATTGGTACCGTAGGAGGAAAACTCATAGAACAGATTAAGAGCCAATATGAAGAGCTAAAGCAAAATTCTAACTTGAAGTTGAATGTGGTGGGCATTGCCTCATCTAAGAATGCTATCTTCAATCGCGACGGCTTAAATCTCGATAATTATCAGGAAGAACTCAAGGAAAGTGAGCCTTCAAATCCAGAGCACTTACGTGATGTTATCCTTAAGATGAATATCTTCAACTCCGTATTTGTGGATTGTACTGCTTCTAAGGACGTGGCTGCACTTTATCAGTCTTTATTAGAGAACAACATCTCTGTGATTGCAGCCAACAAGATTGCGGCATCCAGTACATACGAAGATTACTACCATTTGAAGCAGACTGCCATTCAACGTGGTGTTAAGTTCCGCTTTGAAACAAACGTGGGTGCGGGGCTACCTATCATTGGTACAATCAATGACTTACGCAACTCGGGTGATAAGATACTTAAGATAGAAGCGGTGTTATCTGGTACACTGAACTTCATCTTTAACGAGATTGGTGCTGATGTTCCTTTCTCTGAAACTGTTAAACGTGCCAAAGAACAAGGCTATAGTGAGCCAGATCCACGCATTGACCTTAGTGGAACGGATGTCGTTCGTAAGTTAGTTATTCTTACACGTGAGGCTGGATATAAGGTTGAACAGGCTGACGTAGAGAAACACCTCTTCGTACCAGACGATTATTTCCAAGGTTCAGTAGAGGACTTCTGGAAACGTCTTCCTAAGCTTGATGCCAACTTTGAAGAGCGTCGTCAGAAACTGTCAGAAGAAGGAAAACGCTGGCGTTTTGTTGCTACAATGGAACATGGTAAGACGAATGTTGCATTAAAGGAGGTAGATTCTACCCATCCTTTCTATAACCTTGAAGGTTCTAACAACATTGTCCTACTGACAACCGACCGCTACAAGGAATACCCTATGCAGATTCAGGGCTATGGTGCAGGTGCTTCAGTGACTGCTGCAGGTGTGTTTGCCAATATTATGAGTATTGCAAATATATAAAGATAATATAGATTCAAGTGAAAAGGGCATACGCAATGTATGCCCTTTTCTGTTAGTATAACTAAAAAACTATAATACCAGATTCCATTCAACATTCTCTGTCTTCATGTCACCCGTTTCTTCGTTAAATGTAAAACCTTGTGGTTTTTGTCCTTCTACTCTAATATCAACAACGGTCATAACGTTACGCTTTAATAGTAACTGCTTACTTTCTTCTTCAACCTTACCATCATCTTTAGTCCATGTAACCTTTATATTAGCCGTTGTTTGATAGCCTTCTTGGCAGGCCTTGGGAATATCATAAAAAGAGTAAGTCGTCCCATAATCATACGCATCACTATTCTTTGTTAAGGAGATACGCCACCCCAGATAGTTAAC of the Prevotella melaninogenica genome contains:
- the pheT gene encoding phenylalanine--tRNA ligase subunit beta, which encodes MKISYKWLKEYVDFSLTPEEIAVALTSIGLEVGALDEVETIRGGLKGLYVGKVLTCEAHPNSDHLHVTTVDLGKGEPQQIVCGAPNVAAGQKVIVADLGCVLYDGDNEFTIKRSKLRGVESLGMICAEDEIGVGTGHDGIIVLPEDAPVGQPASEYYKLDSDWLIEIDITANRADALSHYGVARDLYAWLTQNGYETSLHRPSCDAFTVDNHDLPIDVTIENTDACRRYACLSITDCEVKESPQWLKDKLNIIGLRPINNIVDITNYIMMAYGQPMHCFDADMVKGHHIIVKDKNEGKKFVTLDGEEHILGEYDLAICNEEDPMCIAGVFGGKGSGTYETTRNVVLESAYFHPTWIRKSARRHGLSTDASFRFERGIDPNGTIYALKQAAILCKELAGGKVSMEIRDEYPTKMEGFPVRLNYEYCDRLIGKKLGNETIKRIVESLEMKVEKEDTEGLDLLVPPYRVDVQRPCDVVEDILRIYGYNNVEIPTELKSSLTIAEEADKNYHRENIIGEQLVGAGFSEIMNNSLTKSSYYEETGYNAYPWEETVKVMNPLSADLGVMRQTLLFGGLESIVRNVNRKAQNLRFFEVGNVYKFNKEKWSEESPVKAYSQDYHMALWVTGKRVQGSWAHPDEESTFYELKAYVENILRRIGIAQGLLVSEKSDNNVFDKAIALKTRAGKVLVEMGILSHKLLKSFDINQKVYYAELDWAGLMKAIRKNKLQFQEISKYPAVSRDLALLVDNNVEFAAIEEIARQTDKKLLKRVELFDVYQGKNLPEGKKSYAVNFILQDETKTLNDKAIDAIMQKLIKNLTNKLGAELR
- a CDS encoding neutral zinc metallopeptidase, with protein sequence MRLTGRRESNNVEDRRGMGTGAKAGIGGIGGIIIIALITFMSGGNLGDVVNNVVQTQMQGQTEVQTGAQQRQFTEEEEKLADFSKQILAGTEDVWTEQFQLHGMRYQYPTLVLFTGAVQTACGNGSAAMGPFYCSADQRLYLDLSFFTGMRKDLGIQAKGDLDFAYAYVIAHEVGHHVEYLRGILGKCHAKMARVSKEEANKLSVKLELLADYYAGCWAHYDNEKYQSLTDGDIEEAIDCAEKIGDNYLQKKARGYAQPETFTHGTSEQRMYWLKKGIETGDWNTTTFAPGDLD
- the thrA gene encoding bifunctional aspartate kinase/homoserine dehydrogenase I — its product is MKVLKFGGTSVGSVSSILSLQKIVEKEAKHQPIIVVVSALGGITDQLIATSKLALKGDESWRTEFDSIVARHHKMIDAIITDPHDREVLFNKVDSLFEQLQSIYYGVFLIHDLSHKTEDTIVSYGERLSSKIVATLIRGAKWFDAREFIKTEEKLGKRSLDSELTNKLVLDTFSDLPRISLVPGFIAQDRDSGDITNLGRGGSDYTASILAASLNAEVLEIWTDVDGFMTADPRVIKGAYTINELSYTEAMELCNFGAKVVYPPTIYPVCVKNIPIKVKNTFNPDGEGTIIKAHIENNQKPIKGISSIKGTTVITVTGLSMVGVVGVNRRIFSSLANNGISVFLVSQAASENNTSIGVKDEDAENAVKVLNEEFRLEIEDGRMFPMHAESGLATVAIVGENMKRTPGISGKLFETLGRSGISITAIAQGASEMNISFVVKGSDLRKSLNVLHDSFFLSEYKVLNLFICGIGTVGGKLIEQIKSQYEELKQNSNLKLNVVGIASSKNAIFNRDGLNLDNYQEELKESEPSNPEHLRDVILKMNIFNSVFVDCTASKDVAALYQSLLENNISVIAANKIAASSTYEDYYHLKQTAIQRGVKFRFETNVGAGLPIIGTINDLRNSGDKILKIEAVLSGTLNFIFNEIGADVPFSETVKRAKEQGYSEPDPRIDLSGTDVVRKLVILTREAGYKVEQADVEKHLFVPDDYFQGSVEDFWKRLPKLDANFEERRQKLSEEGKRWRFVATMEHGKTNVALKEVDSTHPFYNLEGSNNIVLLTTDRYKEYPMQIQGYGAGASVTAAGVFANIMSIANI
- a CDS encoding NAD(P)/FAD-dependent oxidoreductase; translated protein: MTEEYQLRVLPQVAYNENNMKAYLAKEKGLDERTIYRVRVLKRSIDARHRDIYVNLKIRVYINEFPQDDPYVKTEYQDVSSRPSVIVVGAGPAGLFSSLKLIELGLRPIVLERGKNVRDRKLDMALISKTQEVDPESNYCFGEGGAGAYSDGKLYTRSKKRGPVDKILNVFCQHGASPSILADAHPHIGTDKLPRVIENMRNTILECGGEVHFQTKMTSLILDGDKVVGVEAVDNGGVISVKREFHGPVVLATGHSARDVYRYLADAGIEMEAKGIAVGVRLEHPSHLIDQIQYHNKNGKGKYLPTAEYSFVTQAQGRGVYSFCMCPGGFVIPSATGPEQTVTNGMSPANRGTQWSNSGMVVQLNPEDVEGDDVLRILRYQEQLERDTWQQGNRKQTAPAQRMADFVNNRLSYDLPKSSYAPGLISSPLHFWMPSFVTKRLQEAFKTFGRQAHGFLTNEAVMIASETRTSSPVRILRDKERLMHVRLEGLFPCAEGAGYAGGIVSAGIDGERCAEMASAYLQRL